CGAGGTACCAAGCTGAGATCTGTTGATGAAATCCAAACAGGTCTCAGACGTAGCAAGCGTTCTTCTCGTCCTCGTATTAACTATCGCCAATATGATTTTTCGGACTCGGATACTAAGCCTGGAAAGGCAAGGAAATCTGATGCATCAGATCCTGATGCTGGCTCCGATGCCGAGAATGATATGGAGCTCTCGACATCGAGTCaagagcaagaggaagaagaggatgatagtCCTGATGAAGAAAATGGTAATAATGTGAATGATAAAATGGAGGAGGACCACACCGTGGCAGAAAATAAAGTAGAACCAGAGGAGGAGCAGAAGGAGCAGCCACAACAGCAGCCTGTAGAGAAGATGGATGCTCCCAGCAGAGAAAGTAAAAGTGTAGGAAGAACATTCCTAGATCTAAACGAGCTTGCACCTGGAGGTGGCTTTGATGATGGCCCAAGCTTGACAGTGAAAGATGACATGGACAACATTTAGGGAATAAAGTTTTTTTGATACATTTGAATGCTGTTAGTCAGTATTCTGACTCCCAAGCAAGGGCAGATTGATGGGCCTGAATAGCCCGTGATGAATGATGCAACTGTATTTTGGTGGTTTGAGCTGATGGCTGCTTCATTGATTTGCAGTAAAAGGAGACGTGAGGTTCCACTCGAAGCGACTTTGAGCTTCTTCGGTGCTATTTTATACTTGGAGGACATGAGGAGGTAGTTTTGCTTTTGATTATGTATACTACATGAAGGTCGCAATCGATCACAGTTGTATTGTGGCCAGACTGGTGCTGCATTGCGGCCAGTCTGTAGGATATAAGTTTATTGCCTCCATTTATTTAGTTTTAGGCATGTTGATGTCAATGAGAACATGGAGGGAAGCCTGTACACTGAGTGCAGTCCGTCGGCATTCGCGGCCTTTTCCACTTGTAGATTGTAGCTTTTAAGTCCGAGCAGGATTAGTTCTGTATCTATATATCTGACAGTCTGATTTTTTCTGTCACACCTGTGTAGCTGACATTGAGCTGTCCTTAAATGCACCGGCATTGCTTCTCATTCACCCTAGATGGAGAAGATACTGCATGTATTCAGCTGATGTTGTAGCATATGGACATATCCATTACACTGAGAGTGGCTGGCCTGGAGATTGCTAATTTGCTGTATGGTTTATAAATTTCAGAGTTGTCCTCTGCGCATATTGGTTAGTCACAAAATTATGCAATACATATAATTTAGGTGTTCTATTAAGCATGGCAAATTTATGTGAAATGTTTGGTGAATTGGGCTTCATATTTGTTGGAAGAATTTCTGTACATTACATAAAACTATTTGCTCCTTGTTTCACTAATTTTCATGTTTGTGTACATGTTGGAAGAGATCAATATAGAGATGTGTGGCTAGGAAAGGTCTCATTTTATTGCCCAAATTGATGGGATTAACAAGTACGGGGGAATAGAATACTGAATTAAAGTTGAGGGTTGCAGAGAGTTTTTACGAATTTGTTCCCTGATATGGTTCGTATTGCTACTCATTACTGACAAAGAAGCCTCATGGTAGATGCTTGATGAGAAGTGTAGTGTTCCTGTAAAATAAAAAGAAGAGAAAGTAGTAACATTTTTACAATAATGGGTATCAACATGGTTGTAGCCTTGTAGGTTTGTGTCGTATTTCTACTCAAATAGTTGTTGTTTTGTGGAATTTACTCAAACTATTAACCAACGTTTCCCACTCGAATTGAAACAAAGATTGGCAAAGAATTACCAGAACAAAATCAAATGCTAATTGCTGCACATTTTTACGATAGATACATACACATATCAGCACGACCATCTGAAAATTGACAAATCGCTCTGAACCCTCAAAACCAGAACGCACTCCCTCCTCAAAAGCTGAAGCTGAGGAAGCCGAGCAGCAGTCCCGTAACCGTCAGCAGCGTCGTCGCCAACGCCGGCGCGCGCGCCCTGAACGCGGAGCTCGGGGCAGCGCCGGGCGGCGGCGAGCCCGCGCCCGGGGCAGAGGTCTTGACGGGGCACGCGTAGTTGCACTCGGCGGGGTCGACCACCCGGTACACGCCCTTGCTGGTGAGCAGGTAGACGTCCTTGGCGTTGTCCTCGCCGAAGGAGAAGATGTAGCCCAGCGACGGCAGCGAGCTGCCCGCGGCGAAGTCGCACGGGATGGGCGAGCTCTTGGAGCAGCCGAACGTCAGCGCCGACACATTGTACACGCCGCTGCCCTCCGGTGACTCGACCCCGGCCCACATCGACTTGGCGTACAGGTCGGCGTACAGGTACCTGCCGTTGAGGCAGGGGTCCGTCATGGAGCGGTAGACGTAGCCGCCGGTGATGAAGGCGGAGCCGACGTTCTTGTTGACGGAGCTGTGGGCGTAGCCCATCACGGGGGCGATGGCGTTGATGGAATTGGCGGAGGTGTTGCCGCCCGGAGTGGACAGCGGATTGAACGGCAGAGGGCCCTCGAACACGCGCCACCCGTAGTTGCCGCCCTTCATCACCAGGTCCACCTCCTCGTACGCCGCCTGCAAATCCACACAGATGGCCGTGATCAGATGGTGAATTGTGTTCAGTCAATGCAAATGAGCGGAAATCTTCCTTGTTACCTGGCCGACATCGGCGCAGTACATGTAGGACGGCTTGCCGGAGTCGAAGCTGCACCGCCAGGGGTTCTTGAAGCCGAGAGCGAAGACCTCCGGCGCGAAGCTAGGATCAGTGGAGGCGGGGTTATCCTGGGGGATGCCGTAGTTTCCCCACCCAGCCGTGGTGTTGCCACCTGCAGATACAGATAGTACGCCTCTCTTGTCAGGATCAAGTCAGATTCAGAGCTTGCCACCACATCACGGCATTGGACAATGCTCTGATCATGATGGATAGTTTATTTCGTATAGATTCTTCGGGACTTATGCATGATCTACTTAGGATTGGTCAGTCCTTGGCCTAAACCTTTATTAGCTACTGCCAAACTTTGATTTTTTACTTTCAAAGTACTGCATCACTCTTTTGGACCATGTTTATTTTTATCGTAAATCTGATGTCTTTACTACTTGTTCGGTCTACTTTGATTTGTTACTGCGAATCGAATTCTTGATGCGGTAGTAATAAACTAGTAGTAAATCGAGTGGGTTTACTTGGCATGGTGTTGACGTCGATCCGGAGGATCTTGCCGAGCAGCATCTTCTTGTTCTGCGCGAAGTTCCAGGGGTCGCCGACGCTGCCGCCGTCGCCCATGGCGAAGTACATGTAGCCGTCGGCCGGGCTGAAGAGGATCTGCCCGCCGTGGTGCGTCGTGAACGGCAGCCCCAGCGTCAAGATCCTCCTCACCTCCGCCGGGTTCGCCGAGGTCGCCTGAGCGAGTCACGTCGCCGAGAGCAGATTAAACGGCGGCGATGgtttaaattttaattagtcaGTGGACAAGAGACGGTCAGCCGAGGACAGATACATACCGTCGCCGGCGTGCCGGAGGTGGAGTTGGCGCTGTACTCGGCGACGACGCTCTGGAACTGGCACGGCTTGCCGTAGTCGGCGCCGAGCTTGGACGGGTCGCAGCCGACGTCGGAGTTGCAGGCGCAGCGGCCGGCGCAGGTGGCCGACTGCGTCTTGTCGCAGTTGTAGGAGACGAAGAAGCGGCCGTTGGCGGCGAAGTCCGGGTGGAAGGCGAGGCCTCTGAGCCCGAACTCGTTGTCGAGGTGCACCTCGTCGGTGATGTCGAGGAACGGGTTCGCCGCGTCCAGCTGCAGCGTCTTCCCGGAGCCCTGCGGCGGCACGGTGGCGAGGAACACCTTCCCCGCCTGGTTGCTCAGGAACACGCGGCCGGACCCGTCCGGGTGCGCCGCCATGTTGAGGTACGACCCGTTGCCCACGCGCTCCAGGCACATGCCGTTGAGCGGCAGCGCCGGGCGGGAGGAGTTGAACGCCGCGCCACCGCCGTCGAGGCACGGCGACGGAGacttgccgccgccgcccagcGAGACGCAGAACTCGCTCGAGGACTGCCACAGGTCGGTCAGCCgctgcgccggcgccggcgccgtgccCTTGGGCGCCTGGAACGGCGACCCCGGGATGCGCACGTCCTTGCAGGTGTCCCGCAGCTCCGTGCAGTagtccgtcgtcgtcgccgccgcgggCTTGGTGCTGCTCAGGCGGCTCGACACGCTGGTGGTGGTGCACAGCTCGCCGGCGTACGGGTTGCATCTCTGTGTGCGCAGCGCAGGGACGGCGAGGACCGATCAGCGGCAGTCGGCAGAGCACCCCAAAAGAAACCATGGAAACACAGACAGCGAATCGACCGTACCGCGCAGAGGATGTTCTTGACGATGTCGCCGCACGGCGTGCCGGAGATGTTCATGGCGGCGAACTGCTTCTGGACGGCGGCGTCGTCCGTGGCGTTGCAGCAGGAGGTGCCGTTGTAGCCGCAGAAGGAGAGGGACGCGTTGATCGTCCTCGGGAACGCTGCTCATCACCAtgatcacacacacacatacacatcagTTGCAACTTACAGCAGAAGATGAAGACAGCAATTAGGAGAGACTGACTACAAATGTAAATTCCAAGAAGTGTGCTCTACTTGAGTCCGTGCACAGTTGCGCGCAATGTCCATCCCGGACGGCGACAAGGAGCAGCACGGCGGCGGCGATGAGCACTGCCCCAGTCATCGTCGACGCCCTCATGGCGCCTCCGAGAGGagtaggacgaggacgaggaggtgtGAAATTGTTCAGAGGCAGAAAATGTTGTGCTACAACTTGGCCTTTATGGAAAGGAGACAAGCAGGTAAGGCGTTGACCAAGGATTGGGATCAACAAGACAACCAACCAAGTGG
This DNA window, taken from Miscanthus floridulus cultivar M001 chromosome 13, ASM1932011v1, whole genome shotgun sequence, encodes the following:
- the LOC136502164 gene encoding HIPL1 protein-like — encoded protein: MRASTMTGAVLIAAAVLLLVAVRDGHCAQLCTDSTFPRTINASLSFCGYNGTSCCNATDDAAVQKQFAAMNISGTPCGDIVKNILCARCNPYAGELCTTTSVSSRLSSTKPAAATTTDYCTELRDTCKDVRIPGSPFQAPKGTAPAPAQRLTDLWQSSSEFCVSLGGGGKSPSPCLDGGGAAFNSSRPALPLNGMCLERVGNGSYLNMAAHPDGSGRVFLSNQAGKVFLATVPPQGSGKTLQLDAANPFLDITDEVHLDNEFGLRGLAFHPDFAANGRFFVSYNCDKTQSATCAGRCACNSDVGCDPSKLGADYGKPCQFQSVVAEYSANSTSGTPATATSANPAEVRRILTLGLPFTTHHGGQILFSPADGYMYFAMGDGGSVGDPWNFAQNKKMLLGKILRIDVNTMPSGNTTAGWGNYGIPQDNPASTDPSFAPEVFALGFKNPWRCSFDSGKPSYMYCADVGQAAYEEVDLVMKGGNYGWRVFEGPLPFNPLSTPGGNTSANSINAIAPVMGYAHSSVNKNVGSAFITGGYVYRSMTDPCLNGRYLYADLYAKSMWAGVESPEGSGVYNVSALTFGCSKSSPIPCDFAAGSSLPSLGYIFSFGEDNAKDVYLLTSKGVYRVVDPAECNYACPVKTSAPGAGSPPPGAAPSSAFRARAPALATTLLTVTGLLLGFLSFSF